The following proteins are encoded in a genomic region of Spirosoma sp. SC4-14:
- the pdxH gene encoding pyridoxamine 5'-phosphate oxidase — translation MPSTISDLRKEYTLNGLDTTDVSPNPIAQFKDWFDSALTANVPEPNAMYVSTVTSEGRPDGRIVLLKDVTDAGFVFYTNYESRKGNELAAHPFATLTFFYQALERQIRIEGRVEKVSPEESDAYFGSRPRGSQIGAWVSHQSSVIESRDVLEKRRQELETQFADQPVPRPPFWGGYRVIPDAIEFWQGRPSRLHDRIRYRRESPDQPWTLERLAP, via the coding sequence ATGCCGTCGACAATCAGTGATTTACGGAAAGAATATACGCTAAACGGTTTAGATACAACTGATGTTTCACCGAACCCCATTGCCCAATTTAAGGATTGGTTCGATTCGGCTCTTACTGCCAATGTTCCAGAACCCAATGCCATGTACGTCAGCACAGTGACCTCAGAAGGGCGTCCTGATGGACGTATTGTGCTTTTAAAAGACGTAACCGACGCAGGTTTTGTGTTTTATACAAACTACGAGAGCCGCAAAGGTAACGAACTTGCCGCACATCCGTTTGCCACACTCACTTTCTTTTATCAGGCCCTCGAACGCCAGATTCGGATTGAAGGCCGGGTCGAAAAAGTTAGCCCTGAAGAATCCGATGCTTATTTCGGCAGTCGGCCACGGGGTAGCCAGATCGGAGCCTGGGTATCGCACCAGAGTTCCGTGATCGAAAGCCGCGACGTATTGGAAAAACGCCGGCAGGAACTCGAAACGCAGTTCGCCGATCAGCCAGTACCTCGCCCGCCCTTTTGGGGTGGCTATCGGGTTATACCAGATGCCATTGAGTTCTGGCAGGGTCGCCCTAGTCGCCTTCACGACCGTATCCGCTACCGCCGGGAATCGCCCGATCAGCCCTGGACACTGGAACGATTAGCACCGTAA